From Mytilus galloprovincialis chromosome 9, xbMytGall1.hap1.1, whole genome shotgun sequence, the proteins below share one genomic window:
- the LOC143045672 gene encoding very long chain fatty acid elongase 1-like, which yields MALTVAGVQKFLDVTVSLPSFPLFCIYLVMIMLSPVWQRVTSPMQIRPLMIIHNFACCFISIYCMLGFLYSIMLSESTFQLGPQPYLLPYYKMYWITKVIELLDTVFMILRHRRRQISFLHVYHHSSMLLLADSCYRLYPWPAMSVYFAVNSFIHVILYLYYGLTALFPDKSIPWKKNITQLQILQFLTLFVHATFGYLYHNYCVYGLLYGITMTTLFSNFYYAAYVKSKPEKSRKCE from the exons ATGGCATTAACTGTTGCAGGTGTCCAGAAATTCCTTGATGTCACAGTCTCACTACCGTCTTTCCCACTATTCTGTATATATCTCGTTATGATTATGTTATCTCCAGTATGGCAAAGAGTTACCTCCCCTATGCAAATCCGACCT ttgATGATAATCCATAACTTTGCCTGCTGTTTTATATCCATATACTGTATGCTGGGATTCCTTTACAGTATAATGTTGAGTGAATCAACATTCCAGCTTGGGCCACAGCCATATTTACTGCCATATTACAAGATGTACTGGATTACAAAAGTCATTGAATTACTGGACACAGTTTTCATGATACTACGTCACAGAAGACGACAGATCAGCTTCCTACATGTTTACCACCATAGTTCTATGCTACTACTTGCAGATTCTTGCTACCGCCTGTATCCATGGCCAGCCATGTCTGTATACTTTGCAGTCAattcatttatacatgttatattatatCTGTATTATGGTCTAACTGCTTTATTTCCAGACAAATCAATTCCATGGAAAAAGAATATTACGCAGttacaaattttgcaatttttaactTTGTTTGTACATGCCACTTTTGGATATTTGTACCATAATTATTGTGTTTATGGTTTGTTGTATGGAATAACTAtgacaacattattttcaaatttttactaTGCTGCCTATGTAAAATCAAAGCCAGAAAAATCACGTAAATGTGAATAA